A segment of the Rhizobium glycinendophyticum genome:
AACTCCGTAGAATGCAGGATGGTCCGTTCTGAAGCGAGACGAAAAACCTGGCAATAACGTCAAAGACCATCGACGGTTGCCAGCCACACAGTGGCGATAAGCTGTCCTTCCGCATCCAGCACCTCGACCCGTGCACGGTCAATACATTGCTTCTCCACCCGAGCCTCTTGCGCGCGCTGCCGCGCCTGCCGAATGGCCTGGACGTGCGCTGAATCATGGCTGTTGAACCAACCTGATTGCTGATGGCTGATGTCTCCCGTACCGGAGCGGTGGTAGAATTTGTAATGTGGCATGGCGTGATGAACTGCACCGGGAGCAGTACGTTCCTGTTCCGATTGCAGAATTTGCTCAAAGATCGCGATCCGCGTCCACCTGCTGTCAAACATCCCTCGTCAGGCCTATCCAACCCCAACCATTTGGGCAGGATTTTGGGGTTGATCGAATTTCCAGTATCTGTTTCTCCTGCCATGCGGGCGCGACATGATGTTGGGCATCCCGGCCGCCGCTAGCCCCCAGCCAGCGGTCGCCCGCCACCTCGACATCGAGGCAGGACCACCTATTTCCCTTGTCCGGAGGGCGCGAATGCGATGCGCTATGAACTTGTCTTGATGGCCGTCCTCATCGTCATAACTATCACTGCGATTATTGGACACGGCTGGGAACTGCTCTAAGACCGCATGTCCAACTGTCTGGCTTGATCGACCACAAGGTGCCGCTGCCTAGGGTCTTGAGCCTACGATCGCCCTCCAGAAACAAGATCACCCGCTGGACCGCGTCGGCAAAGATGATTGCCGATGCCGCGGCACCGACCCCATGATATCGAGCGAGGTCACGCCCATGATCTTCAAGCGTTTCACTTCATTGGCAATAGCCTCAACGGCAACCTGTCGATTGGCATCCGTCTTACTTATGCGTTTATCTCGGGGAAAGCCCGTGCCCACTCACTGCAAGAGCGCTGACGCCCGAATGCGAACGCAAGAAACCAGTGATTAAACCACCGGGACACCATAGCCACTTTGGTGTGGAAGGCCTGCCCGGCCATGGCCCCGGCACGTATAATGCTCGTTCTGGATATCATTCTTTCGGTTCCATGGCGTCGCGCAAGCCGTCACCAAGGAAATTGACGGCTAAAACTGTGCCAAAAATCATCAGGCCGGGGGGGATTGCAAGCCAAGGGGCAACGCTGAGCCACGGAGACGCACTGTTCAGCAGGTTTCCCCAAGTTGGCACCGGCGGCTGGATACCGAACCCCAGAAACGATAGCGCCGATTCCAGCATGATGGCGCTACCGACGGCAAGGGTCGCCGCCACCGTGATGGGACCGATTGCATTAGGCAGGATGTGGCGGAACATCAGGCGCGCGCCCCCGGCTCCCAGTGCGCGAGCCGCTTCGACGAATTCACGTTCGCGCAATGCTAGGAACTGACTGCGGACCAGCCTTGCGGTCCCCATCCAGATCAGCATGCCGACGATGGCAACCAGCAGGGGGGGGCTGGGTCGAAACAGACCGGAGAGCAAAAGGACGAGCGGTAGCGTCGGGATGGAAAGCATAACATCTGTGAACCGCATCAGCAGGATGTCGGTCCAGCCGCGATAGAAACCCGACAGGGCGCCAACCAGCGTCCCAGCGATGGTCGCAATAATCGCGCCGGCTAGACCGACGGCCAGAGAGACACGACCGCCATAAATCAGGCGGGTCAGCACGTCCCGGCCGAGCTCGTCTGTTCCAAGCCAATGTTGGGCATTCATCGGACCAGGTGAGCCGATCAGGGTGAAATCCTGGCCGTCAAACGTATAAGGGGACACAAATGGCCCGATGATGATAACCACCGCCATCAAAAACAGAAAAGCGAGGCTCGCGACCGCCAGCTTGTGCTTGAGAAATCGCCTGAGAACACGACGGCCATAGCTCTGCGGCGGCGCCAGATGAGCCAGTTTGATCGTTGCATCAATCATAGCGAATCCTTGGATCGAGAGCGACATAGGCCAGATCAGCGATGATATTGGCGAGGACAATGCCCACGGATCCCATCATCATAAGCCCCATCAACATTGGGTAATCGCGCCCGTCCATGCTTTCCATGAAAAGACGCCCGATGCCGGGCCAGGCAAAGACCGTTTCTGTGATTACGGCTCCGGAAATGACGCTCGCGAAATCCACCGCCATGACGGTCACGGCCGGGATCATTGCATTTCGCAATGCATGGAGAAAAATCACACCGCGCGCGGAGCGCCCCTTGGCATAGGCCGTTCGAATATAATCCTGATTGAGCACATCGATCATGCCGGAGCGAATGAAACGACTCCAGCTCGCGACGGTCGCAAGCGACAATACGGCCGCCGGCATGACGATATGCGCTAGGCGGTCCAGGAAAGAGCCATCGCCGATTGATTTGTAACCGGCAGATGGGAGCCAGCCGAGCTGCACAGAAAACAAAAGCTGGAGCAACAACGCCAGCCAGAAAACAGGGGTGGAAATGCCGGCAAACGACACCATCGTGAGCCCGCTGTCGAGTTTCGAGCCCCGCCTGGCAGCGCTGATGATGCCGAGCGGCACCGCCAGAAAAAGTGAGATCAGAAGCGCGAGTCCACCGAGTTCGAGTGTCGGCCCCAGCCGCAGGACGATCTCGCCGAAGACTGGGCGGCCAGTTCGGATGGAATATCCCCAGTCCCCCAACAGCATCGATCTCAGCCACATCAGATACTGTACCGGGACCGGCTTATCGAGCCCATAAGCAACAGCGATCTGCTGCAGCGCTTCCTTACTGACCGCCGGATTTTCGGCATACATGTCGAGCGGACCGCCAGGGGCCAGATGCACGATGGTAAAGAGAATAAGCGAAATGCCAAGCAGGAGTGGTATCGCTCCCAGCAGACGGCGAAAAACATAACCGAAACTCATGCCGGCTCCCCGTCGAATGTGAACTGGCGTCCGACACCTGATGCCGAACGCCAGACAGATATCAATCCATGTACCAGTCGGCAGTATGCACGAAATTGGTCATGTTGGTCGGGTTCGGCACAAAGTTCTTTAGCGCCACAGTCTTCGCAATAAGAGCAACATTGGTCGTCAACGGGATCGACGGAAGATCCTCTGCCAGGATCTTCTGAAACTCAGCAGCAGCCGTTTTGCGCGCTGCCGGATCGAGGGTAGTTTCGAACTTCGACAGGGCCGCATCCAGAGCCGGGTTCGAATAGGACTGGCCATTGTTGGCCCCGCCAGTACCCCAGAACACAGAGTAGACTGGGTCGGCCGAGGTAATCCAACGACCGTAGATCAGATCGTAGCCGCCCTTGTAGCGTGCTTCACGATAGGCGACACCGGTCTGGTTGTTGGCAACCGCTTCAATGCCGATCGCCTTCAGCTGGGCAATAATCACCTGCTGGGCCAGTTCATCGTCCGCACGGCCGGCCTGCACCATGAAGGCATAGGAAAGACGCTCGCCATTCTTTTCGCGGATTCCGTCAGAGCCCGGCAGGTAGCCTGCCTCGTCAAGGATTTTGTTGGCGGTGGTGACATCATAGGCGATCGTCGGCGTATTCGGGTCATAGAACTCGAACACTGGCACGACCGGAGAATTGATTGGCTCGGGGAAGCCGCCCTGCGCCTTGCTCAGCACCGTGCGGTCGACCGCTGCCGCAATGGCTTTGCGCACATTGATATCAGCGAGAGATGGGCGTTTGAAGTTAAAATCGAGATGCTGCCAGGAGAGCAACGGGCCCTTTACCAATTCGATGCCGGAGATCCCTTCGACCTGCTTTGCCTGGCTGTAGGGCGTGGAGACCACGAGGTTCACTTCGCCAGATTTCAGCTGGGTAATTAGCGTGTTGGTATCGGGGATCATCTTGAAGATGATCTTGTCAAGATACGGCAAGGCATCCCCTTGCGCGGTCTTGGCCCAATAGCCTTCGAAACGCTCAGTCACGACATATTGCCCTCTAACGAATTCGGTCACCTTGAACGGGCCAGTACCGACAGGGGTTTCGTTGTAGGAGGAGGTGTTGAGATCGGTGCCTTCCAGGAGGTGTTTCGGGAATATCCCGAAGGTGAACAGAGTGGAGGCGAAGGTGGGCAGAATGGAGCTGTAATGCACCACCACAGTCAGATCATCCGGCGTTTCAATGCTGGCCACCTCAGCAGATCCATCCTTAGATTCGGCGGTGAAAGCCGGATCCTTGACCGCTTCCCAGGTGAATTTCACGTCAGCGGCGGTGAAAGGTTTGCCGTCGTGCCACTTTACGTCCGGGCGTAGCTTATACTTGACCGTCATTGTCTTGCCGTCTTCGGAGACGACGATGCCGCCGTTTTCGATGGTAGGTACTTCGGTTGCGAGAACAGGCACGTATTTGGCGTGCTCGTCTGGGGCTAGAAGCCCCTCAACCACCGCCGCCTGTGCATCCCCGAGGAAGCCAGTGGAATAAACGTTCATTGTGTCGATTTCGTAGGTGAGGCCCACGATGAGCGTGCCGCCTTTCTGCTGCGCGAAAGCGGGAAAGGCACTAATCGTGGCCAGGGTCGCTGTGCCGGCAAGCATGGCCTGAAGGGCTGCGCGACGGGTGAGTTCAAAGGTCATGGTCTCTTCCTCTCGTTTGCCCCTAAGGGCGTTCCCTGCTCGCCGGCTTTGTTGTGGGTTGGCCGGTCTATGCGTTTTCAGTAGCCCAGTGAGCGATCGACTAGGTGAGGCAGCTTCTCCCCGCGTTCAAACCGCCTGATGTTCTCGGCCATCTCGAGGACGGCCGCGTGGGCGTGCGTGGGGGCTGCGACATGCGGTGAGACCAGCACTTTCGGGTGCTTCCAAAGCGGATCCGCCGCAGGGAGCGGCTCGATACGGAATACATCCAGAGCGGCATAGCTGAGATGGCCATCATCAAGCGCCGCGATAAGGTCGGCATCGACGACATGGCCGCCACGCGCGCCATTGATGAAGAATGCGCCCCTGGCCAGACGCCGCAGAACCGTCGCATCGACAACATCGGCTGTCTCTAGCGTCATGGGCAGAAGATTGACGAGAATATCTGCCCCATCAACCGCATCCAGGAGCTGTTCGCGACCCGCAAAACTCTGAGCTCCCTCGATTAGTCGACCAGAGCGGCTCCAACTACGGGTCTTGAAACCAAAATTCACGAAGTGTTGGGTGACCGCTCCGCCAAGAGCGCCCGCTCCCAAGATCGTTACCCTGCGTTCGCGAGCGAGTTTTTCAGGCTGCGGCGCCCATTCGCCCCGGGCCTGCAGGCCCTGGTAGACTGTAAGGTTGCGGTGCCAGGACAGTGCCTGTGCCAGCACCCATTCGGACATACCTTCGGCCAGGCCGTCATCGACCAGTCGAACGATTGGCAGATGATCAGGAACCTCACCGCTCGCTAACAAGTGCTCGATCCCAGCATTGAGGCTCAACACCAACTCAAGGCCCGGTACGGCTGCAATGACGCCAGGCAGAGGGCGTCCTACGACGATATAGGGCACCGGACCTTCGCCCTTCTTGGGTTGCTCGGTAATGACGTCATGGTTCGGAAGCTCTTCCCGAAACAGGCATGCCATGTGTTCTGGGTTGCCGCGTGAGGCGATAAATATCCTTTTCATAAGCGCAGCATGGTGCGTGAACCTCATCT
Coding sequences within it:
- a CDS encoding DUF6894 family protein, which codes for MFDSRWTRIAIFEQILQSEQERTAPGAVHHAMPHYKFYHRSGTGDISHQQSGWFNSHDSAHVQAIRQARQRAQEARVEKQCIDRARVEVLDAEGQLIATVWLATVDGL
- a CDS encoding ABC transporter permease, with the translated sequence MIDATIKLAHLAPPQSYGRRVLRRFLKHKLAVASLAFLFLMAVVIIIGPFVSPYTFDGQDFTLIGSPGPMNAQHWLGTDELGRDVLTRLIYGGRVSLAVGLAGAIIATIAGTLVGALSGFYRGWTDILLMRFTDVMLSIPTLPLVLLLSGLFRPSPPLLVAIVGMLIWMGTARLVRSQFLALREREFVEAARALGAGGARLMFRHILPNAIGPITVAATLAVGSAIMLESALSFLGFGIQPPVPTWGNLLNSASPWLSVAPWLAIPPGLMIFGTVLAVNFLGDGLRDAMEPKE
- a CDS encoding ABC transporter permease; translated protein: MSFGYVFRRLLGAIPLLLGISLILFTIVHLAPGGPLDMYAENPAVSKEALQQIAVAYGLDKPVPVQYLMWLRSMLLGDWGYSIRTGRPVFGEIVLRLGPTLELGGLALLISLFLAVPLGIISAARRGSKLDSGLTMVSFAGISTPVFWLALLLQLLFSVQLGWLPSAGYKSIGDGSFLDRLAHIVMPAAVLSLATVASWSRFIRSGMIDVLNQDYIRTAYAKGRSARGVIFLHALRNAMIPAVTVMAVDFASVISGAVITETVFAWPGIGRLFMESMDGRDYPMLMGLMMMGSVGIVLANIIADLAYVALDPRIRYD
- a CDS encoding peptide ABC transporter substrate-binding protein, yielding MTFELTRRAALQAMLAGTATLATISAFPAFAQQKGGTLIVGLTYEIDTMNVYSTGFLGDAQAAVVEGLLAPDEHAKYVPVLATEVPTIENGGIVVSEDGKTMTVKYKLRPDVKWHDGKPFTAADVKFTWEAVKDPAFTAESKDGSAEVASIETPDDLTVVVHYSSILPTFASTLFTFGIFPKHLLEGTDLNTSSYNETPVGTGPFKVTEFVRGQYVVTERFEGYWAKTAQGDALPYLDKIIFKMIPDTNTLITQLKSGEVNLVVSTPYSQAKQVEGISGIELVKGPLLSWQHLDFNFKRPSLADINVRKAIAAAVDRTVLSKAQGGFPEPINSPVVPVFEFYDPNTPTIAYDVTTANKILDEAGYLPGSDGIREKNGERLSYAFMVQAGRADDELAQQVIIAQLKAIGIEAVANNQTGVAYREARYKGGYDLIYGRWITSADPVYSVFWGTGGANNGQSYSNPALDAALSKFETTLDPAARKTAAAEFQKILAEDLPSIPLTTNVALIAKTVALKNFVPNPTNMTNFVHTADWYMD
- a CDS encoding 2-hydroxyacid dehydrogenase; translation: MRFTHHAALMKRIFIASRGNPEHMACLFREELPNHDVITEQPKKGEGPVPYIVVGRPLPGVIAAVPGLELVLSLNAGIEHLLASGEVPDHLPIVRLVDDGLAEGMSEWVLAQALSWHRNLTVYQGLQARGEWAPQPEKLARERRVTILGAGALGGAVTQHFVNFGFKTRSWSRSGRLIEGAQSFAGREQLLDAVDGADILVNLLPMTLETADVVDATVLRRLARGAFFINGARGGHVVDADLIAALDDGHLSYAALDVFRIEPLPAADPLWKHPKVLVSPHVAAPTHAHAAVLEMAENIRRFERGEKLPHLVDRSLGY